The Virgibacillus dokdonensis genome includes a window with the following:
- a CDS encoding flavoprotein, which produces MKDKKIVFGITGSIAAINVTNYIYELLSLYRVEVVLTKSASNFLNPNGLRPLADGVYTDAFDLSSNKVPHVNLVKDADHLVILPASANFLSKMANGVADDLLSLCVLNYSKPIFIGPSMNQTMWENKSTQRNVNSLKEDGHVFINTYASGFEASSGDTVLSEAALPSPNQLMYYLREQENSDLVNS; this is translated from the coding sequence ATGAAGGATAAAAAAATTGTATTCGGTATCACTGGAAGCATAGCAGCTATAAATGTAACTAATTATATTTATGAACTTCTAAGTTTATATCGTGTAGAGGTTGTGCTAACTAAATCTGCATCTAATTTTCTCAATCCAAATGGACTCAGACCACTGGCAGATGGGGTTTATACAGATGCGTTTGATTTAAGTTCAAACAAAGTACCTCACGTTAATTTAGTTAAGGATGCTGACCATTTAGTAATCCTTCCAGCTTCCGCAAATTTCTTATCAAAGATGGCGAATGGAGTAGCTGATGATTTGCTTTCCTTATGTGTGTTGAATTATAGTAAACCCATTTTTATAGGGCCAAGTATGAATCAGACAATGTGGGAAAACAAAAGTACCCAACGAAATGTAAATAGCCTAAAAGAGGATGGCCATGTGTTTATAAACACATATGCTTCGGGATTTGAGGCATCATCAGGTGACACAGTATTGTCAGAGGCCGCTTTACCATCTCCAAACCAATTAATGTATTATCTGAGAGAGCAAGAAAACTCTGATTTAGTTAATAGTTAG
- the modB gene encoding molybdate ABC transporter permease subunit, translating to MMWSWHPVQLSLVVASIATGIVFVFAMIVAYWMTEKNVKGRAILETVVFLPLVLPPTVIGFLLIIIFGNNSFVGQAISWLTGQPLLFTVTAAVIAASVVAFPLMYQSLKTGFQMVDDTIRGAAKVDGASNWKLLFLITIPLSYRSIATGFILSFTRAFGEFGATLMFAGNIPGKTQTIPTAIYLAIESGQTKIATYYALISIGFSFVLLFMMNRLTRVDVKK from the coding sequence ATGATGTGGTCTTGGCACCCTGTTCAACTTTCGTTAGTCGTAGCCAGTATCGCAACAGGGATTGTATTTGTATTTGCTATGATTGTGGCGTATTGGATGACCGAAAAAAATGTGAAAGGACGCGCCATTTTAGAGACGGTTGTCTTCCTTCCTCTTGTTTTGCCGCCAACCGTCATTGGTTTTTTATTAATTATTATTTTTGGTAATAACAGCTTTGTTGGGCAAGCTATCTCCTGGCTAACCGGACAACCCCTGTTATTTACCGTCACTGCAGCAGTTATAGCTGCAAGTGTAGTTGCTTTCCCGCTTATGTATCAATCACTGAAAACCGGTTTTCAAATGGTTGATGATACTATTCGTGGTGCGGCCAAAGTAGATGGAGCATCTAATTGGAAGCTGCTATTTCTAATTACCATTCCGTTATCCTATCGGTCAATTGCCACGGGGTTTATTTTAAGTTTTACACGGGCGTTTGGTGAATTTGGAGCAACCTTAATGTTTGCCGGGAATATTCCAGGAAAGACGCAAACCATTCCAACCGCCATTTATCTTGCTATTGAATCTGGGCAAACAAAAATTGCTACCTATTATGCGCTCATTAGCATTGGTTTTTCGTTTGTGTTGTTGTTTATGATGAACAGATTGACGAGGGTGGACGTTAAAAAATAG